GTTAAAATTTTGTGCTATTATTACCGAGTAATAAGAAATTGTTGAGTCAAATCTACGATGTCGAGGTGTGTTAAGCGCAGATCGAGTTCGACCGCAATTTCATGTACTGTactaataaatttatttattttccagctAACAGTGGTCAAGCTGCAAATAGGTGGGCTGCtgtggatgaatttttgcggTACAATCCTGGAGAAGTGGATCCTACGCTCCAGTGTGTTTCTCAAAGTGGTGAGTGGCgtcagttattttttcataattgacTGCATTGCATCTGCCAGTAGCTGTGATATATGTTTGACCGAGAACCAATTTAAGAACGGTTGAGACAGTACGTTGACTTATCTAAtgatatttctgaaaatttgcaGATTCTGTGCGGTGCGGTGAAATGTGAGCAGACTCGAGTGGTGCGTTATAATTTACAAAGACACGAGTGGTGCAGTGTAATGTGCAAAGACTCAAACAGTGAGGACATTTACATGAACAGTGAGGCAGCAGGCATGCAGAGGATGGGTCTCCAGTATGCAGTGAatccagaagaagaaattcaactTCGGCAGAGTTGGCAAGTCGCATGCTTTAAATTTGCTGTCTAACTTTCCTCAATCTTTTCTATCGCGTGGCATGGCGGTACcaatgtttatttttgtgtAACCTGTTGCATAACTTAGATTGCCTATTCAAGTTCTTAATTGGATTCATTAATTTGCTTGTTCTTCATTCAACATATTTGAGTAATTGCTTTCATTTGACTAAAACAAGAGTTAACGTAGTCGACATGTCATCTTGAGACATACAGCCTAATTTTGCAAAAGATTATAAGATATTCAGATACTACATTCATGTTTTTACAATCAACTCAAAGCTTGCAAACTTTGGATAGGATGTACTAACCCGTTCCTTCCCTACAGTAAAACTCATCAGAGTAAGTCCTGACCACGTTGTATGATTGATCGAATAAGTGTGTTGGTGAGAATGTGTATCGAAATTAAATATGGGTGAATAGGTAGGAAAGGGTAGACCGGGTGTTGTGTGTGAGTCAAGCGATTTGTGTGcttttaatttataaaaaccCCGAGTTGAGACTGGGGAGTTGGGAACGTCAGGCTCAACTTTGGGGTTCGATTAGATCCGTCCGTTTTATTGGGGGGTAAATAGGCGTAATGGTAGGCAGGACTCGTGCTCGGATAGGCAGGTAGTTTGTAAGCGCGTGCGCTCATTCGTTCCACAGCGTCTCACAATGGCAACTATTTggcatgaattatttttatttacaccaCTCATTGTTCCCAAAATCACACATTTTCCAATAGCTTTTCTATATCCAGTCTTAGGATCTATAAAActtgctcattgtcagttaatTGATTCTCAGATTCTTGCTTAGAATAGTCGAGTCACTTATGCTTGAATAACTTATTGTAAATGTTAgattcaaaacaaaaaatgtagaGCCAAGCGATTGTGGGACTGGGCAACATGCTCTCTCTTGTCTCGGTGCTGACGTGGAGCACCGAGTCGAGGAGGGATGCTGCGCCTGAAGCCATCATCTggaagaggatcgccgaccgtCATGCCACCAATTCTCTATGCTTTtactcatttcttttcttttaccttgTCTCTATCATTACATTGTTACATGAATCTTTCTTATTGTTTTATGCACGTGTTTGAGTAGTTGAGAGTCTCGCAGCTGGTTTGTGTGTGCTTAGAGCTCAGACTCAAACTTTACATTCTGTATTATCACTTACTCACATCACATTGCTGAATGTTTCAGGTCTTCTAGTGAGAGGATTTAGCCTACCGGAGATCTTCGATTAGAAAATGGTAGGCTCACATGGATATCTTAGACTAATCTGAATTGCTGTGTGTTGCAGGTCTCCAAGTGAGCGGGGTCTTTGTCGGTGAAGTCCTCGGATAAgacaaatttttccttttcaattttctctgtacTAATCTGATCTGCTTTATGTTTCAGGCCAGCGGAGTTAGCGAGGTGTTTCCTTGAAACATCCTCGAGCGGGCCAAGGGAGTAACGCTGAGCAGTGTTTCTGTTGTATAATCATGCCAAAATGTTTCAGATATGCAACATCACGGTGCATTGGATTACTTGCTCATTGATTTTCTCTGACAACAATTACGAGATAACACAAATGGCAGACTTGTTATAGAGCCGATGATAAACTAATGCTCTGGAATACAATAACTGCAAGTAGGTTTAAAATTGACACTTTAGTGTTTTTTAAAATCTAAAGAATTCGACAGAAACTCGACATCTTAATTATAACTATGTGGTGCGTCACATATCGTAATGCGTTCTAGATCTCAGAATAGCTTCGATGATTTAGGGTGTGACAAACGCTGTCGTAGAATAGGATCGAGCTTAGGAGCTAATAGATACCACTTCTGATAATTCTGATAGAGAACTTGAACATCAAAGTTGGGATGATTCGGTTCGCCATGTGGCTATCTGAAAGTATTTCTCATGTAGTTCGTTATGAATAATGCCAATACGCCGCTGCGCCAGAATAACTCTCCAATAGTTACTCCCGAGGTTCCtcctttcatttattcaaatctAGAATACGAATTTCCGCGTTTTTAAAGTAGCGAGCATCCTTTCTGGAATTTAGTCACTTCTTTGAACGAATGTCCAGCATTAATCAGTTGGGCGCAAATGGTGCTGCCTAAGCGTTCactgaataatttgaaaattctgccAGAAATACGAGttcattaaatatttttattattctcttaaATCTAAAATTTCCTTACATGTTCAGTTACAGGTTTACTATACTGAAGTTGAGATCAAATATAAATAGAATACATTATAATATTGCCTAAGAGAATTTGaagataattcttttttttttcgttttgtcttTGATATTAACATTATCATCGCAACATATTACGTGAAGGGGATCAGCGTATCGCTTTCTACCGAACATGTCACAAAGTATTACAGTCTAAAGAGTACGATTTACAGACAAGCCAACAACATTCCTCCACTATTTCCTAAACGGTATTACGTACAActctgagtaaaaaaaatctagttTACTTTGTAGACAGCCTCTTGAATCTGCATTAAAAACTTCATTATATTGACTTTTTGTTACGACGGTAACGCcggaattataaaatataacgtatCGAGATAATCCTGATATCATTCCAACGTTAAGaggaaattgttattttttttttttttgtttcgttcacACGTATCTTcattactttttcaaaatctgatcATTCGGATGTGAAACTTGATATCTCATCACCACCGTCACATCACATGATGTACGGCAGAAAGTATTaggaactaattgtaagtaaagcTGATAGCTCCtgcaatataatataaaaatttcaagttcgGTGTTTCCCATTAGCACAGTATAAACTGTTATCTAAATTTCTCTCTGATGACTATAGATTGTATAAAGTGTTCCGCTATTAACGCTATGTGGCTTATTACTGAATTACTAAAAACTTGGCAATGAACTTGGCCCGTAGCTATGGCATTACCTAATTGCGTTCTTGAGACAATTGAATAAAGTACTAGCAGGCGTTTCAAACagcgttattatcattataattcacGAGTGATATGTGTCGCAAGTGACCGTACCAATTTACTTAACATTTCTACATAACATAGTTATTACGTACTTTGAATCAGCCATGTGTAGCAACTCAATAatgttaatttaattaaacttCTACGTACTAAAACAGTCTCTAGGTGCTACACTGCACGACTTTCATAACGAAATCATCTTCAACaagttaaattttttcacgcgatTATCCACAAGATATTGTTGTTTTATTAGTTGACTATCccttcctcttattttttttgtctttttttctttttactacaaaagttcattaattataaaacTCGATCTTTTCCGtcctaattataataatatataattaaaattaaaagtatTAATATTGCCCCGCACcacctttctttttccactGACCAGCCTTGCAGAAATTAGAGTCAACGATTCATTGTAACTAGCCTAAACTTTTAAAACATGTACGGACATATCCACACATTAAATTCATAGAGATACTTATGCtagttattattaattgataaGCTGAGGAGCTAAAGTCATTGCTCTCGTAAATATGATatgtcaaataaaataatatctacAAATAACTAAGATTCATTGTGTTATATAAACGTTACATGATGATACAATTAGCTAGTGCAAGTGCGCAACAGCCTACaacagaattttatttcatgcacaaagtttttttttatctgttttttatttagtaTTGTGTCTACGGTTTGATATGATTTGACACACTGCGCAGTGATTCTGACATCTAAGTAGTAACAATCGGTCCTATCATATTGCATTAGAATCGGGATATGTTttcatatgaaatatttcactaACCGGAGTGAGAGGATTACTATCTTTAATTCctagaatgaaaattgaatcggtCACCTCAACCGTGCATTAATAATTAGTTTGGCTAACATGACAAAATCCGAGAACTTTTGCATCGTCTGTTATAACTTGTCGACAACCTACGGAGGAATCGATTTCATTTCTGAGGAATTCATTGGTCAAACAAAGagataattgattatttttttttttcttttataacaACTTCGAAAGCGCGAGCTTGTAGTTTTGTGTTCAcaagtttgttctttttttctgaaattcaagTGAAGGGTAATTAGCGATTGTCGAACAtccttaattatttttcctattGAATCGACATAAGCGTCTTATTTTAAGAATCTAAAAAATGGACAACTATGGAGTTTGCAGTTATGAATTTGTCCCtgtttgttattttgtttcattacaAAGAGTAAGCAAATTGACGAGACTTTTAGTTGTTTGATGAGATCCTGGAGAATGAACAAGTCTTTTACTTTATGTACCTGTTTCAAGGTCCAAAAGATGATCGCTTCAGGTACCGATCCCAGCTAATTTTTTACCGGGAGAAGTCTATAAAAATACAGTATGGGTGTGCGGAAGCTTGAAAGTTGCGACACTACCGATAAACAATGCCGTAGCCGTGAGCAATGCTGGCGCAGTTACAGATGGTCCGATTAGAGTCTGATAAGTTGCTGTTCCTATCAAGCCGGATAATCGAATGCCAGCTGTCATAAACCCAAAACCAGTGCAGCTGTGAACATAAACGATTCAAGTGTTTCGTCTAGTTGCAATTGGTCGTAACGTAtcgtttttaaatttctcaaaattcaaCTCACCGTAAATGCGTTGGGAAGCTCTCGACTGTAGCTAAAGTTAGTGAAGTCCAGGCAACGGCGAACACACCTATAAAACCTCCTTCGAAACCCAAGACTGCCGTACTATTTTCGCGCACTAATATCAAACCCAGCGCAGCCATAGATGATAGAAATAAGGATATTCCTGTAACAGGGGAATGAAATCGCGCCTCAGAAATTGTAGAACAATAGTCGTTGAAATAATCGAGTCCAtccgaaaatgtaaaaaaactAACCAATCATTTTTGGTCTTTGCACCACGGTGAGGGCAAGACCAGCCATGGCAGCTGCCGGAACAAATGCTAACTGCGCAACGAGGTGACCGTGAAGTGCCTCTTCAATGTAGATATTATAGTCCAGATCAAGAGTTGGACAAGGTCCACTGAGACTGAGCTCTgtattattttcaagtttacACCTGATGAAGACCTGCGCCGACAGATCTGTGTCCACAAATCTAATTTCGACAGAAGTTCATGATTACAATAACATTAGAACGTTCGAATCAAATCATACTAACTTTGAGTCAACGATTACACTGTCCGTGAAATGGGTCTTGCTTGATTTTATGCTACTGAATTCCACAGCTTGAAATGTACAGTTGTCAAAGTCGACGTGGCTAAAAATCATCTTGGTAAATCTGAAATTAAAAGTTAATGTGTGAAATAATATGCAGCAGCTACTCGTTAACCCCACAATAAATGCGAATAGGAATACAAACTCACTTGCAGTTGATAAATTTAGAATCTTTGTACTGGTGATTTTCCAGTGATCCATTGAATACTTGACCATCGTATATCTCGTCAGAGAAACGTACTACTTGATTATTATATTCCGTTGCCTTCAGGAGTTTCAAATACTCTGGACACCAGGCCATCAGACCATAGAgactgtaaaaaaattaattaatcataaATAAACAGATTCCAATGATTGAACGGATTCTTGAAATATCTTCAAAATAAACAGCATACCCAAATGCAGCAGCGACCCAAATTATCAGAAGTACAATTGTGATGCGCAAGtgcggaggtgaaaaaagCTGCAGAAAAGAATTCcagaactggaaaaaaaaactagaaattaATAAACCAAATCAGCAATGTTGTAGTAGCAACTCCTAATTTAAATCTATACAATATTATGTTACACACCATTTCAATCGAGTACATTATATCAGCCAAAACACTGGCATGCGTTGCTGGCGACGGTGGCGCCAAGCCCCGGGGTCGTTTGCTGGGAAGTTCCAATTCTGATAATTGATACTGTGCACCCGTACCACCCTTGCGAgagctgttttttttatatattctctGCCGCAATTGAAATTGACATACATCAGCTCAAATTATATCTGATTCGACAAAGGAAATTATACAAAACAATAATTTACTGGAAACTCACTTGATACACCATCATTGCTTCGACGTCTCTGCCAGCCTCAACGAGGTATCGAGGACTCTCTGGTAGAAATACAAGACCAACAGTAGCACTGAGAGCTGGGAGGCTACAAAGTAGCAGAAAACGATGCCAGGCGCTGAAGTGTTCCTTATTCTCAAGAACTACCATTTCCCCAGTTGACGGTACGACAGCCCAAGCCAAAAGTGCCGCATAAACGCCGCCCAAAGCTCCAGCTCCGACCAAAGCTCCTGTCCAACGGCCTCTACTAGATCTTGGACAACATTCCGCTAGATAAGCGAAAGCCAGGGGTAGTGATCCACCGACGCTGTATTAAAATCATGAAGATTTAAGAATCGAGAAGCTATACAATGGATTATTATTGTCACATCTGACATTCCTTAGGATTTGTGTACATGACTCACCCAATTGCAGAGCAGAATCTGGCAGTCATAAAGGTGCCATAGGTCGGCATAAAAGTCGCAACACCGCTAAACAAAGCATGTACCGCCATAGCAGACAAAAGAGCTCTTCGTCTTCCCAATCTGTCTCCAAGACCACCCCAACACAACCCCCCGAGAGCAAGACCAACCAGTGTTATATTACCTGGAAATCATAATTCTGACTAGAACCAGGCTTATGCTGAGTGAGAATATAAGGTTATCGCAATCTATTACCTAGCCATCCTTTCTCATTGTCTTCTATGCATAACTCGACCTCAGCACTGGGCAAAATGTAAGGTACAACAAAGAATTCCACAGTATCCGCAGCAAGACTTAGCCCAGCACAAAACGCTGCGAGAGCTTGAAAAGACCCAACGCCAGCctgcaaaataaaaacgagacaAATTGAGTGCATTAACAATGATATTAGAATGCTGAAGTTTATTCAGGGGTTGACACACACCCCTTTCAACATAACctatcaattaatttaataatagTGAACGAATATATTTACTGGCAAGTCTTTCAAATAGTTTGGAATTTCACGAGACTCGCATTTTAATGTAGTAAGTGAATTATCCAAGGGTTCTTCCATGACTAATAAAATGAGAAGGgttaaatttataaatagataattcaagagaaaaatattcggagACAAAGGCCCCCTGCAACGGAACGGGCCTTCGGTATGCACTGCGGTAAAACGCACGAATGCATCGTCGGAACCCACACCCAAGTGCAGCTGTTGGATATGGCTCGGTTAGAAAACtcgttataaaaaataatattcatactCCACAATCCCGGTAAACCGTTACAACGATTTCCACAGAGAAAGTAACGACCGAATACCATTAGCATTGCCCTAGCGTATAAAGCGTCTAAAAAAACCCGCGAAACTATCCTATTTGCTATTTTAAATCATCGGCTAAAATCGAACCCGCGAAATCCACTCGATTCGCGGAGCCGAGTCGCCTGCGACGCGTCAATAATTTGAAGTAATCAATTTCCAGGCGTAggtgtgaatttttattattcaatatctCATTGTTCCTCCTACCTGTTGGATGGCATCTTCGTGAAATTGTGCGAGAAGTGTAGCGTCGGCTGTAGAATCAATTAAATCATGTTCTGCAGGATCAGCTGATGCGGGTGTCACGCCTGCAGCGGCTGCCCCGGTTCCTTGGGAAGACATTTCTTCGGTATATAATCCTGTTCTAAATGTAACCGAACGTTGACCACTCGGAATTATATTCGACTGTACAGATCCCACGGAACCCACTGATCCCTGGATTGACCCCACGGCGGATCCCGAACCTCCACCGCCTCCCGCTAACCACAATAAACTCTCCTCCTCGGACGAGGGCATTACTGCCACAAATCATCTGCAACCATCATTTactattaaataataaattagtcATACGAACTGAATAAGTAATTCACTTTTGAACTCATAATACATTCAATTCTTATAAAGTTCAAGTTTACCAACGCTAACGCGACGTGAcccaacaacaaaaaataatctctAATTTATTAGTCCGTATTTTAAAAAGAACAGAGTACCCGCGCACAATTGATTAAATTGACGAGGTTGAATTTACAGTATAATTTGGTATTTGCATAATATTCAAATCCCGAGATGGACAATCATTCAATTTCTTATACTTGTAAGAATTTTATCTACATTATTTTATGCACTTccattcaaagaaaaaaaatgcccaaTTCTACTCTACATAAGTCAAATAAAACTCGACTGCAAATTAATAATGATgctaatgataatgataataataacaataacaacaacaaccataataataataaggtcAGATCTCACCTATGCAACGTGATTTTACATTCTAATACAAGTTGAAAGACGAGTGGAttgatagaaagaaagaaaaaaaaaaccggtggCATAGAATATTGATATACCTAATaagaattaataattatcgcaACTTCGAATATCATCTCAATTTCTTtgcgagacaaa
This region of Athalia rosae chromosome 7, iyAthRosa1.1, whole genome shotgun sequence genomic DNA includes:
- the LOC105689253 gene encoding synaptic vesicle glycoprotein 2B-like isoform X1, which codes for MPSSEEESLLWLAGGGGGSGSAVGSIQGSVGSVGSVQSNIIPSGQRSVTFRTGLYTEEMSSQGTGAAAAGVTPASADPAEHDLIDSTADATLLAQFHEDAIQQAGVGSFQALAAFCAGLSLAADTVEFFVVPYILPSAEVELCIEDNEKGWLGNITLVGLALGGLCWGGLGDRLGRRRALLSAMAVHALFSGVATFMPTYGTFMTARFCSAIGVGGSLPLAFAYLAECCPRSSRGRWTGALVGAGALGGVYAALLAWAVVPSTGEMVVLENKEHFSAWHRFLLLCSLPALSATVGLVFLPESPRYLVEAGRDVEAMMVYQRIYKKNSSRKGGTGAQYQLSELELPSKRPRGLAPPSPATHASVLADIMYSIEMFWNSFLQLFSPPHLRITIVLLIIWVAAAFGLYGLMAWCPEYLKLLKATEYNNQVVRFSDEIYDGQVFNGSLENHQYKDSKFINCKFTKMIFSHVDFDNCTFQAVEFSSIKSSKTHFTDSVIVDSKFVDTDLSAQVFIRCKLENNTELSLSGPCPTLDLDYNIYIEEALHGHLVAQLAFVPAAAMAGLALTVVQRPKMIGISLFLSSMAALGLILVRENSTAVLGFEGGFIGVFAVAWTSLTLATVESFPTHLRCTGFGFMTAGIRLSGLIGTATYQTLIGPSVTAPALLTATALFIGSVATFKLPHTHTVFL
- the LOC105689253 gene encoding synaptic vesicle glycoprotein 2B-like isoform X2 — encoded protein: MEEPLDNSLTTLKCESREIPNYLKDLPAGVGSFQALAAFCAGLSLAADTVEFFVVPYILPSAEVELCIEDNEKGWLGNITLVGLALGGLCWGGLGDRLGRRRALLSAMAVHALFSGVATFMPTYGTFMTARFCSAIGVGGSLPLAFAYLAECCPRSSRGRWTGALVGAGALGGVYAALLAWAVVPSTGEMVVLENKEHFSAWHRFLLLCSLPALSATVGLVFLPESPRYLVEAGRDVEAMMVYQRIYKKNSSRKGGTGAQYQLSELELPSKRPRGLAPPSPATHASVLADIMYSIEMFWNSFLQLFSPPHLRITIVLLIIWVAAAFGLYGLMAWCPEYLKLLKATEYNNQVVRFSDEIYDGQVFNGSLENHQYKDSKFINCKFTKMIFSHVDFDNCTFQAVEFSSIKSSKTHFTDSVIVDSKFVDTDLSAQVFIRCKLENNTELSLSGPCPTLDLDYNIYIEEALHGHLVAQLAFVPAAAMAGLALTVVQRPKMIGISLFLSSMAALGLILVRENSTAVLGFEGGFIGVFAVAWTSLTLATVESFPTHLRCTGFGFMTAGIRLSGLIGTATYQTLIGPSVTAPALLTATALFIGSVATFKLPHTHTVFL